The Serratia rhizosphaerae genome has a segment encoding these proteins:
- the rimJ gene encoding ribosomal protein S5-alanine N-acetyltransferase, protein MFGYRSASPKVRLTTDRLVVRLVHERDAYRLADYYAENRAFLKPWEPVRDESYCYPSGWQARLGMIMEMQKQGNAYYFILLDPDENEVRGVANFSNVLRGSFHACFLGYSLGEKWQGQGLMYEALRSANRYMMRQQRMHRIMANYMPHNQRSGALLARLGFEREGYAKDYLLIDGKWQDHVLTALTNKEWLPPR, encoded by the coding sequence ATGTTCGGCTATCGCTCTGCATCACCAAAAGTACGTCTTACTACCGATCGTCTGGTCGTCCGTTTAGTGCATGAACGCGATGCCTACCGCCTGGCTGATTATTACGCGGAAAATCGCGCGTTTCTCAAACCTTGGGAGCCGGTGCGTGACGAGAGTTACTGTTATCCTTCCGGCTGGCAGGCGCGGCTCGGCATGATCATGGAAATGCAGAAACAGGGCAATGCCTACTACTTCATTCTGCTTGATCCGGATGAAAATGAGGTGCGCGGCGTCGCGAACTTCAGCAATGTGCTGCGCGGCTCTTTCCATGCCTGCTTCCTTGGCTATTCCCTCGGTGAGAAATGGCAGGGGCAGGGATTGATGTATGAAGCGCTGCGGTCGGCGAACCGTTATATGATGCGTCAGCAGCGCATGCACCGCATTATGGCGAACTATATGCCGCATAATCAGCGCAGCGGCGCGCTGTTGGCGCGCCTGGGCTTTGAGCGCGAAGGGTATGCCAAGGACTATCTGCTGATCGACGGCAAATGGCAGGACCACGTGCTGACCGCGTTAACCAATAAAGAATGGCTTCCGCCACGGTGA
- a CDS encoding DUF480 domain-containing protein, which yields MKYQLSVQEARVIGCLLEKQVTTPEQYPLSLNAITLACNQKTNREPVMALSEGEVQEVLDELVKKHFLRTQSGFGNRVVKYEQRFCNSEFGQLKLSDAELALVATLLLRGAQTPGELRTRAARLYDFNDVAEVEQLLQQLAERDDGPFVRRLAREPGKRESRFAHLFGAEQAVATAAVEDEQENMSLSQRVAVLEQQVAALTQQLQQLTAEGRHD from the coding sequence ATGAAATATCAATTAAGCGTGCAAGAGGCGCGGGTGATCGGCTGTCTGCTGGAAAAACAGGTGACGACGCCGGAGCAGTATCCGCTGTCATTGAACGCTATCACATTGGCCTGTAATCAGAAAACCAACCGTGAGCCGGTGATGGCGTTGAGTGAAGGCGAGGTTCAGGAAGTGCTGGACGAACTGGTGAAAAAACACTTTCTGCGCACGCAAAGCGGTTTTGGCAACCGGGTGGTGAAATATGAGCAGCGTTTCTGTAATTCCGAATTCGGTCAGTTGAAACTGAGCGACGCGGAACTGGCGCTGGTCGCCACCTTGCTGCTGCGCGGTGCTCAGACGCCGGGCGAGCTGCGTACGCGCGCCGCGCGGCTATATGATTTCAACGATGTCGCCGAGGTAGAACAACTGCTGCAGCAGTTGGCCGAGCGGGATGACGGGCCGTTTGTACGGCGCCTGGCGCGTGAGCCGGGCAAGCGTGAAAGCCGTTTTGCGCATTTGTTCGGCGCCGAACAGGCGGTAGCGACCGCCGCCGTCGAAGATGAGCAGGAAAATATGTCATTAAGCCAGCGCGTCGCCGTGCTGGAACAGCAGGTCGCGGCGCTGACGCAGCAACTGCAGCAACTGACGGCGGAGGGGCGGCATGACTAA
- a CDS encoding Gfo/Idh/MocA family protein → MTKLRIGVVGLGGIAQKAYLPILSHAADWQLVGGFSPNRQKAQPLCDSYRMACFSRLDELAQQCDAVFVHSSTASHFSVVKSLLEQGVHVYVDKPLAETLEQGEQLLELAQARGKALMVGFNRRFAPLYGQLQQQMRQPASIRMDKHRADSVGPNLLRFTLLDDYLHVVDTALWLAGGDGKLLGGRLSANDAGEMLYAEHHFRCGETMVTTSMHRQAGSQRESVQAVTRGAVYQLDDMRQWRREDRDGVLEQPAPGWQTTLAQRGFEGAARHFIQSVANQTPPQTGGEQALYAQRMIEQILREADLPGNPM, encoded by the coding sequence ATGACTAAGCTACGTATTGGTGTGGTCGGCCTGGGCGGCATCGCGCAAAAAGCGTATCTGCCGATCCTCAGCCACGCCGCCGACTGGCAATTGGTGGGCGGTTTTTCGCCGAACCGCCAGAAGGCGCAGCCGCTGTGCGACAGCTACCGGATGGCCTGTTTCTCCCGCCTGGACGAACTGGCGCAGCAGTGCGATGCGGTTTTCGTACACAGCAGCACCGCCAGCCATTTCAGCGTGGTGAAAAGCCTGCTGGAGCAGGGCGTGCATGTCTACGTTGATAAACCGCTGGCGGAGACGCTGGAACAGGGCGAACAACTGCTGGAACTGGCGCAGGCGCGCGGTAAGGCGCTGATGGTGGGCTTCAACCGCCGTTTTGCGCCGTTGTACGGCCAACTGCAGCAGCAGATGCGTCAGCCGGCGTCGATCCGTATGGATAAGCACCGCGCTGACAGCGTGGGGCCAAATTTGCTGCGCTTCACCCTGCTGGATGACTATCTGCACGTGGTGGATACCGCGCTGTGGCTGGCCGGCGGCGACGGCAAACTGCTGGGCGGCCGGCTGAGCGCCAATGACGCCGGTGAAATGCTGTATGCCGAGCATCATTTCCGCTGCGGCGAGACAATGGTAACCACCAGTATGCACCGCCAGGCGGGCAGCCAGCGGGAAAGCGTGCAGGCGGTGACCCGCGGCGCGGTGTATCAACTGGACGATATGCGCCAGTGGCGGCGTGAAGACCGCGACGGCGTGCTGGAGCAACCGGCGCCCGGCTGGCAGACCACGCTGGCCCAGCGCGGTTTTGAGGGGGCGGCGCGCCACTTTATTCAGTCGGTGGCGAATCAGACGCCGCCGCAGACCGGTGGCGAACAGGCACTTTACGCCCAGCGGATGATTGAACAGATACTGCGCGAGGCGGATTTGCCGGGTAACCCCATGTAA
- the murJ gene encoding murein biosynthesis integral membrane protein MurJ produces the protein MNLLKSLAAVSSMTMFSRVLGFARDAIVARVFGAGMATDAFFVAFKLPNLLRRIFAEGAFSQAFVPILAEYKSQQGEEATRTFIAYVSGLLTLVLALVTVAGMLAAPWVIYITAPGFTDTPDKFALTSSLLRITFPYILLISLASLVGAILNTWNRFSIPAFAPTLLNVSMIGFALFAAPYFNPPVLALAWAVVVGGVLQLGYQLPHLRKIGMLVLPRIKWRDAGVWRVMRQMGPAILGVSVSQISLIINTIFASFLVSGSVSWMYYADRLMEFPSGVLGVALGTILLPSLAKSFSSGNHDEYSRLMDWGLRLCFLLALPSAIALGILAKPLTVSLFQYGKFSAFDAAMTQRALVAYSVGLMGLIVVKVLAPGFYSRQDIKTPVKIAIVTLIMTQVMNLAFIGPLKHAGLSLSIGLAACLNASLLYWQLRKQDIFRPQPGWALFLTKLVVAVLVMSAVLVGMLWLMPAWDNGNMLERLLRLAAVVVAGVVAYFGVLGVLGFRPRDFARRAA, from the coding sequence ATGAACCTACTAAAATCACTGGCGGCCGTCAGCTCGATGACGATGTTCTCCCGGGTGCTGGGCTTTGCGCGTGACGCCATTGTCGCACGCGTTTTTGGCGCCGGGATGGCGACGGATGCCTTCTTCGTGGCGTTCAAATTGCCGAACCTGCTGCGCCGTATCTTCGCCGAAGGCGCGTTCTCTCAGGCGTTTGTACCGATCCTCGCCGAATATAAAAGCCAGCAGGGGGAAGAGGCGACGCGTACTTTTATCGCCTATGTCTCCGGCCTGCTGACGCTGGTGCTGGCGCTGGTGACGGTGGCCGGGATGCTGGCGGCGCCCTGGGTGATCTATATCACTGCGCCGGGCTTTACGGATACGCCGGACAAATTCGCCTTAACCTCGTCGCTGCTGCGCATTACGTTCCCCTATATATTGCTGATTTCACTGGCGTCGCTGGTGGGGGCGATTCTCAATACCTGGAACCGCTTTTCGATACCGGCGTTTGCGCCGACGCTGCTTAACGTCAGCATGATCGGTTTCGCCCTGTTCGCCGCGCCTTATTTCAATCCGCCGGTGCTGGCTTTGGCCTGGGCGGTGGTGGTCGGCGGCGTACTGCAACTGGGTTACCAGTTGCCGCACCTGCGCAAGATCGGCATGCTGGTGCTGCCGCGCATCAAGTGGCGCGACGCCGGCGTATGGCGGGTGATGCGGCAGATGGGGCCGGCGATCCTCGGGGTGTCGGTCAGCCAGATTTCACTGATCATCAACACCATTTTCGCCTCGTTCCTGGTATCCGGTTCGGTATCCTGGATGTACTACGCCGACCGCCTGATGGAGTTTCCTTCCGGGGTGCTGGGCGTGGCGCTGGGCACCATTTTGTTGCCGTCGCTGGCAAAAAGTTTCTCCAGCGGCAACCATGATGAGTATTCCCGCCTGATGGACTGGGGGCTGCGTCTGTGCTTCCTGCTGGCGCTGCCGAGCGCGATTGCGCTGGGTATTCTGGCTAAGCCGCTGACCGTGTCGCTGTTCCAATACGGCAAATTCAGCGCCTTTGATGCGGCGATGACGCAGCGCGCGCTGGTGGCTTACTCCGTCGGCCTGATGGGACTGATTGTGGTTAAGGTGCTGGCGCCGGGCTTTTACTCGCGTCAGGATATCAAAACGCCGGTGAAAATCGCCATTGTCACGCTGATTATGACGCAGGTGATGAACCTGGCGTTTATTGGCCCGCTGAAGCATGCCGGACTGTCGCTGTCGATCGGCCTGGCGGCCTGTCTGAACGCCTCACTGCTGTACTGGCAGCTGCGCAAGCAGGATATTTTCCGTCCGCAGCCGGGCTGGGCGCTGTTCCTCACCAAGCTGGTGGTGGCGGTGCTGGTGATGTCGGCGGTGCTGGTCGGCATGCTGTGGCTGATGCCGGCCTGGGACAACGGCAATATGCTGGAACGCCTGCTGCGCCTGGCGGCGGTGGTGGTGGCCGGCGTGGTGGCCTATTTCGGCGTGCTGGGCGTGCTGGGCTTCCGGCCGCGAGACTTTGCCCGCCGCGCCGCCTGA
- the argS gene encoding arginine--tRNA ligase, which yields MNIQALLSDKVSQALIAAGAPADCEAQVRQSAKAQFGDYQANGVMSVAKKLGMPPRQLAEKVVALLQLDGIASKVEIAGPGFINIFLDAAWVAQQADAVLRAPKLGIAPVAPQTIVIDYSAPNVAKEMHVGHVRSTIIGDAAARTQSFLGHKVIRANHVGDWGTQFGMLIAYLEKVQNENADEMELSDLEQFYREAKRHYDEDAEFAERARAYVVKLQGGDDYCLKMWRKLVDITMAQNQKTYKRLNVTLTEDDVMGESLYNAMLPGIVADLKAKGLAVESEGATVVFLDEYKNKDGDPMGVIIQKKDGGYLYTTTDIACAKYRYETLGADRVLYYIDSRQHQHLMQAWTIVRKAGYVPDSVSLEHHMFGMMLGKDGKPFKTRSGGTIKLSDLLDEAIERAGKLIAEKNPDMPADELQKVVNAVGIGAIKYADLSKSRTTDYIFDWDNMLSFEGNTAPYMQYAYTRVASVFKRAGVDESDLTLPLAMTEEREIALATRLLQFEETITVVAREGTPHVMCSYLYDLAGLFSGFYEHCQILNADSEEARQSRLKLALLTAKTLKTGLDTLGIETVERM from the coding sequence GTGAATATTCAGGCACTTCTCTCAGATAAAGTCAGCCAGGCGCTGATTGCCGCAGGCGCGCCTGCCGATTGCGAGGCACAGGTCCGTCAATCTGCTAAAGCGCAATTTGGTGATTATCAGGCCAACGGCGTCATGTCCGTTGCCAAAAAGCTTGGCATGCCGCCACGACAACTGGCAGAAAAAGTCGTCGCACTGCTGCAGTTGGACGGCATCGCCAGCAAGGTCGAAATCGCCGGCCCGGGTTTCATCAACATCTTCCTTGACGCCGCGTGGGTCGCCCAGCAGGCCGACGCCGTACTGCGCGCGCCGAAACTGGGCATTGCGCCGGTCGCGCCGCAGACTATCGTCATCGACTACTCTGCCCCTAACGTGGCCAAAGAGATGCACGTCGGCCACGTGCGCTCCACCATTATCGGCGACGCCGCCGCCCGCACTCAGAGCTTCCTCGGCCATAAAGTGATTCGCGCCAACCACGTCGGCGACTGGGGCACGCAGTTTGGCATGCTGATCGCCTATCTGGAAAAAGTGCAGAATGAAAACGCCGACGAGATGGAACTGTCGGATCTGGAGCAATTCTACCGTGAAGCCAAACGCCACTACGACGAAGACGCCGAGTTTGCGGAGCGCGCGCGCGCGTATGTGGTCAAGCTGCAAGGCGGCGATGACTACTGCCTGAAAATGTGGCGCAAGCTGGTGGATATCACCATGGCGCAGAACCAGAAAACCTATAAGCGCCTCAACGTCACGCTGACCGAAGACGACGTAATGGGTGAAAGCCTGTACAACGCCATGTTGCCAGGCATCGTGGCCGACCTGAAGGCGAAAGGTCTGGCGGTGGAAAGTGAAGGCGCCACCGTGGTGTTCCTGGACGAATACAAAAATAAAGACGGCGATCCGATGGGCGTCATCATCCAGAAAAAGGATGGCGGCTACCTGTATACCACCACTGATATCGCCTGCGCCAAATACCGTTACGAAACCCTGGGCGCCGATCGCGTGCTGTACTACATCGACTCCCGCCAGCACCAGCATCTGATGCAGGCCTGGACCATCGTGCGTAAAGCCGGTTACGTGCCGGACTCGGTATCTCTCGAACACCATATGTTCGGCATGATGCTGGGCAAAGACGGCAAGCCGTTCAAAACCCGTTCCGGCGGCACCATCAAGCTGTCTGATCTGCTGGATGAAGCCATTGAGCGCGCCGGCAAGCTGATCGCCGAGAAAAACCCGGATATGCCGGCCGATGAACTGCAAAAGGTGGTCAACGCCGTCGGTATCGGCGCAATCAAATACGCCGACCTGTCAAAAAGCCGCACCACCGACTATATCTTCGATTGGGACAACATGCTGTCCTTCGAAGGCAACACCGCGCCTTATATGCAATACGCCTATACGCGCGTGGCCTCGGTGTTCAAACGCGCCGGCGTCGACGAAAGCGATCTGACGCTGCCGCTGGCGATGACCGAAGAGCGTGAAATTGCGCTGGCGACCCGCCTGCTGCAGTTTGAAGAGACCATCACAGTGGTGGCGCGCGAAGGCACCCCGCACGTGATGTGCAGCTACCTGTACGATCTGGCCGGCCTGTTCTCCGGTTTCTATGAACACTGCCAGATCCTTAACGCCGACAGCGAAGAAGCGCGTCAGAGCCGCCTGAAACTGGCGCTGCTGACCGCCAAGACGCTGAAGACCGGTCTGGATACGCTGGGGATCGAAACCGTCGAGCGGATGTAA
- a CDS encoding VOC family protein, producing MNPLSTIAELQDLALDLPRFEQTLAQFAQTLQLDLAQFDADHISVRCHQNATAERWLSGFKQCAEVMSDAVINGRPIYLFDLHQPLQVGPWRIDCIELPFPGDKRYPHEGWEHVELVIAGDPQTLYARALALLPDEALLTPGIKLKQSAPQGEGERLPNPTLAITDGSVTIKFHPYAIRDIVASERG from the coding sequence ATGAATCCTTTATCGACCATCGCTGAATTGCAGGATCTGGCGCTGGATTTACCCCGTTTCGAACAAACGCTGGCGCAGTTCGCCCAGACGCTGCAGCTTGATTTGGCGCAGTTTGATGCCGACCATATTTCGGTGCGCTGTCACCAAAATGCTACGGCGGAACGCTGGCTCAGCGGTTTTAAGCAGTGCGCTGAGGTGATGTCTGACGCCGTTATCAACGGGCGGCCGATTTACCTGTTTGACCTGCATCAGCCGCTACAGGTGGGGCCGTGGCGGATCGACTGCATCGAACTGCCGTTTCCCGGCGACAAGCGTTACCCGCATGAAGGTTGGGAGCATGTTGAGCTGGTGATCGCCGGTGACCCGCAGACGCTGTATGCGCGCGCGCTGGCGCTGTTGCCGGACGAAGCCCTGCTGACGCCGGGCATCAAACTGAAGCAGAGCGCGCCGCAGGGGGAAGGTGAACGTTTGCCGAATCCGACGCTGGCGATTACCGACGGCAGCGTCACCATCAAATTCCATCCGTACGCCATTCGCGATATCGTCGCCAGCGAACGCGGCTAA
- a CDS encoding MalY/PatB family protein produces the protein MAFNFDQWIDRSHSDSVKWDKYHDRDIIPLWVADTDFQSPPAVIEALHQRVDHGVFGYGRPSPTLIALFVQRMAERYQWHIRPEWLIFLPGLVCGLNLCVRAFTAEDEGTIAPSPIYPPFRKAAQFAERNQLSVPMRLQNQRWLPDLPAIAAQLDGREKLLLLCNPHNPGGTVYRRDELLALQQFAQQHNLIVCSDEIHCDLLLEPGLQHMPFAALNEDAAQRSVTLMSPSKTFNIAGLGASMAIVPNEQLRRMLCRTRRGLVPEVDVLALVAAQAAYQHGQPWLDQQLDYLRANRDLVMTRINTLPGLHLAPIEATYLAWIDCSGLPVDNPHAFFEQAGVGLSPGLDFGDRRFVRLNFGCQRALLIRALERIERAVRALPG, from the coding sequence ATGGCATTCAATTTTGATCAATGGATAGACCGCAGTCACAGTGACAGCGTGAAATGGGATAAATATCACGATCGCGATATTATTCCGCTGTGGGTGGCCGATACCGATTTTCAATCGCCGCCGGCGGTGATCGAGGCGCTGCACCAGCGCGTCGATCACGGCGTATTCGGTTACGGACGTCCTTCACCGACACTGATAGCGCTTTTCGTTCAGCGCATGGCGGAGCGCTACCAATGGCATATCCGCCCCGAATGGCTGATATTTCTTCCCGGGCTGGTCTGCGGCCTGAATCTGTGTGTACGCGCGTTTACCGCCGAAGACGAAGGCACCATTGCGCCTTCCCCCATTTATCCGCCCTTCCGCAAAGCCGCACAGTTCGCCGAACGCAACCAACTGTCGGTGCCGATGCGCTTGCAGAACCAGCGTTGGCTGCCAGACCTGCCGGCGATCGCCGCGCAGCTTGACGGCCGGGAAAAACTGCTGCTGTTGTGTAATCCGCACAATCCGGGCGGCACGGTGTACCGCCGCGATGAGCTGCTGGCGCTGCAGCAGTTTGCCCAACAGCATAATTTGATTGTCTGTTCCGACGAGATCCACTGCGACTTATTGCTGGAGCCCGGCCTGCAGCATATGCCGTTTGCCGCACTGAACGAAGACGCCGCCCAGCGCAGCGTGACGCTGATGTCCCCGTCGAAAACCTTCAATATCGCCGGGCTTGGCGCATCAATGGCGATTGTTCCCAATGAGCAGCTGCGCCGCATGCTGTGCCGTACGCGTCGCGGCCTGGTGCCGGAGGTCGACGTGTTGGCGCTGGTCGCCGCGCAGGCCGCCTATCAACACGGACAGCCGTGGCTCGATCAACAGTTGGATTACCTGCGCGCCAACCGCGACCTGGTGATGACACGCATCAATACCCTGCCGGGTTTGCATCTGGCACCGATTGAAGCCACCTATCTGGCATGGATTGACTGCAGCGGACTGCCGGTCGACAATCCGCATGCCTTTTTTGAGCAGGCCGGCGTTGGTCTGAGTCCCGGTCTGGACTTTGGCGACCGCCGTTTCGTACGTCTGAACTTCGGCTGCCAGCGCGCGCTGCTGATACGAGCGCTGGAACGGATCGAGCGCGCGGTGCGCGCCCTGCCCGGTTAG
- the cutC gene encoding copper homeostasis protein CutC, with translation MIKLEVCCYSVECALTAERAGADRIELCSSQSEGGLTPSYGSLTLARERLAIPVHPIVRPRAGDFCYSAVDFSVMKNDVAQMRDLGFPGVVIGMLDVEGHIDLPRLREVMALCGDMAVTFHRAFDMCQNPMQALQQLTDLGVARILTSGQQQNAELGLPLLRDLLQASQGPVIMAGAGVRLSNLHKFVDIGIRELHSSSGHTVPSTMRYRKAGVTMCADNEFDEFSHYCVDGEMVEAMKGALELVDPLAQSA, from the coding sequence ATGATTAAACTGGAAGTTTGTTGCTATAGCGTCGAGTGTGCGCTGACGGCTGAACGCGCAGGAGCGGATCGCATTGAATTATGCTCCAGCCAAAGCGAAGGGGGCCTGACGCCCAGCTATGGATCATTGACGCTGGCGCGGGAGAGGCTGGCAATTCCGGTGCATCCCATCGTCCGGCCGCGCGCCGGCGATTTTTGCTATAGCGCCGTTGATTTCAGCGTGATGAAAAACGACGTGGCGCAAATGCGCGACCTGGGGTTCCCCGGTGTGGTGATTGGCATGCTGGACGTTGAGGGACATATTGACCTGCCGCGCTTGCGGGAAGTGATGGCGCTGTGCGGTGATATGGCCGTGACCTTCCATCGGGCGTTTGATATGTGCCAGAACCCGATGCAGGCGCTGCAACAGCTGACCGACTTGGGCGTGGCGCGTATTTTAACTTCCGGTCAGCAGCAGAATGCCGAGCTGGGGTTGCCGCTGCTGCGTGATTTACTGCAGGCCAGCCAGGGGCCGGTGATTATGGCCGGTGCCGGCGTGCGCTTAAGCAACCTGCACAAGTTTGTCGATATCGGCATTCGGGAACTGCACAGTTCTTCCGGCCATACCGTGCCGTCCACCATGCGCTACCGCAAGGCCGGTGTCACCATGTGCGCTGATAATGAATTCGACGAGTTCAGCCATTATTGCGTTGACGGTGAAATGGTGGAAGCGATGAAAGGCGCGCTGGAGCTGGTCGACCCGCTGGCGCAGAGCGCCTAG
- a CDS encoding HPP family protein has translation MINPIVTKLKVGCARLWPHPLAAGNKEIALASLGAGLGLMVAGWVSHWMLGSVNLWFVAPMGASAVLLFAVPASPLAQPWSIVGGNLVAALIGVSCGKLIGDPGIACGVAACLAIGIMFKLRCLHPPSGAVALTAILGGDVVKQLGYAFVWSPVLLNSVLMALLAIVFNNLMGRRYPHALSPAEAKPEPVPLDVPITRADLHQALMDGEFLDIDEDDLQAVLQRAEQLAQQRTAS, from the coding sequence ATGATTAACCCGATAGTAACGAAGTTGAAAGTAGGGTGCGCGCGTTTGTGGCCGCATCCGTTAGCCGCAGGGAATAAAGAGATTGCGCTCGCCAGCCTTGGCGCCGGTCTGGGGCTGATGGTCGCCGGCTGGGTCAGCCACTGGATGTTGGGCAGCGTCAATTTATGGTTCGTCGCGCCGATGGGCGCCTCGGCGGTGCTGCTGTTTGCCGTACCGGCCAGCCCGCTGGCACAGCCCTGGTCGATTGTCGGCGGTAATCTGGTGGCGGCGCTGATTGGCGTCAGCTGCGGCAAACTGATCGGCGATCCGGGCATTGCCTGCGGCGTGGCCGCGTGCCTGGCGATTGGGATAATGTTTAAGCTGCGCTGCCTGCATCCCCCGAGCGGGGCGGTGGCGCTGACGGCGATCCTCGGCGGCGATGTCGTTAAACAGCTGGGCTATGCGTTTGTCTGGTCGCCGGTGTTACTCAACTCCGTGCTGATGGCGCTGCTGGCAATAGTGTTTAATAACCTGATGGGCAGACGCTACCCGCATGCGCTATCGCCCGCCGAAGCGAAGCCGGAACCGGTGCCGCTTGATGTGCCGATTACCCGCGCCGATCTGCATCAGGCGCTGATGGACGGCGAGTTTCTGGATATTGATGAAGACGATCTGCAGGCGGTGCTGCAGCGCGCGGAACAGCTGGCGCAGCAGCGGACGGCGTCTTAA
- the cmoB gene encoding tRNA 5-methoxyuridine(34)/uridine 5-oxyacetic acid(34) synthase CmoB, with protein sequence MIEFGDFYQQIAKSPLSHWLDTLPAQLSAWQRESLHGKFKQWFNAVEHLPQLTPERLDLLNGVHADMNQPLSAGRLEGIETMLRTLMPWRKGPFSLYGIDIETEWHSDWKWDRVLPHISPLAGRTVLDVGCGSGYHMWRMLGAGAQFVVGIDPMQLFLCQFEAVRKLLGGDQRAHLLPLGIEQLPELAAFDTVFSMGVLYHRRSPLDHLYQLKNQLVHEGELVLETLVVEGDRHQVLVPGDRYAQMRNVYFIPSTEALKGWLEKCGFVDVKVADVCVTSLEEQRRTGWMTSESLADFLDPDDPTKTREGYPAPRRAVLVASKP encoded by the coding sequence ATGATCGAGTTCGGCGATTTTTACCAGCAAATAGCCAAAAGCCCGCTCAGCCACTGGCTGGACACCCTGCCCGCACAGCTCAGCGCCTGGCAGCGCGAATCGCTGCATGGCAAATTCAAACAATGGTTCAACGCGGTGGAACACCTGCCGCAGCTGACGCCGGAGCGGCTTGACCTATTGAACGGCGTGCACGCCGATATGAACCAGCCGCTGTCCGCCGGCCGGCTTGAGGGCATTGAAACCATGCTGCGCACGCTGATGCCATGGCGTAAAGGGCCGTTCTCCCTGTACGGCATCGATATCGAAACCGAATGGCACTCCGACTGGAAGTGGGATCGCGTGCTGCCGCATATCTCGCCGCTGGCGGGACGCACCGTGCTCGACGTCGGCTGCGGCAGCGGCTACCACATGTGGCGGATGCTCGGCGCTGGCGCGCAGTTTGTCGTGGGCATCGACCCGATGCAGCTGTTCCTGTGCCAGTTTGAGGCGGTGCGCAAGCTGCTGGGCGGCGACCAGCGCGCGCATCTGCTGCCGCTCGGAATCGAACAGCTGCCGGAGCTGGCGGCGTTCGACACCGTCTTCTCCATGGGGGTGCTGTATCACCGCCGCTCGCCGCTAGATCACCTGTATCAGCTGAAAAATCAGCTGGTGCATGAGGGAGAACTGGTGCTGGAAACGCTGGTGGTGGAAGGCGATCGCCATCAGGTATTGGTGCCGGGCGACCGCTATGCGCAGATGCGCAACGTTTACTTTATCCCGTCCACTGAAGCGCTGAAGGGCTGGCTGGAAAAATGCGGCTTCGTCGATGTGAAGGTGGCCGACGTCTGTGTCACCAGCCTTGAAGAGCAGCGCCGCACCGGCTGGATGACCAGCGAATCGCTGGCCGACTTCCTCGACCCCGACGATCCGACGAAAACCCGGGAAGGCTACCCGGCGCCGCGCCGCGCCGTGCTGGTGGCGAGCAAGCCCTGA
- the cmoA gene encoding carboxy-S-adenosyl-L-methionine synthase CmoA — MPNRDTLFSAPIDKLGDWTFDERVAEVFPDMIQRSVPGYSNIISMIGMLAERFVQPHSQVYDLGCSLGAATLSMRRNISVADCKIIAVDNSPAMVERCRRHIDAFRAETPVEVIEADILDIKIENASMVVLNFTLQFLEPADRLRLLQQVYRGLRPGGALVLSEKFSFEDAPVGELLFNMHHDFKRANGYSELEISQKRSMLENVMLTDSVEAHKARLQQAGFEHAEVWFQCFNFGSLIALKAGESA; from the coding sequence ATGCCAAACCGCGATACTCTGTTTTCCGCCCCTATCGACAAGCTGGGCGACTGGACCTTTGACGAACGCGTTGCTGAAGTGTTCCCCGATATGATCCAGCGCTCCGTGCCCGGCTACTCCAATATTATTTCCATGATCGGCATGCTGGCGGAACGCTTCGTGCAGCCGCACAGCCAGGTCTATGATCTGGGGTGTTCACTGGGTGCGGCCACGCTGTCGATGCGGCGGAATATCAGCGTGGCGGACTGTAAAATCATTGCGGTGGACAACTCGCCGGCCATGGTCGAGCGCTGTCGTCGCCATATCGACGCCTTTCGCGCCGAGACGCCGGTCGAGGTGATTGAAGCCGATATTCTCGACATCAAGATCGAGAACGCCTCGATGGTGGTGCTGAACTTCACCCTGCAATTTCTCGAACCTGCCGACCGCCTGCGCCTGTTGCAACAGGTTTACCGTGGGCTGCGCCCGGGCGGCGCGCTGGTGCTGTCGGAAAAATTCAGCTTCGAGGACGCGCCGGTCGGCGAGTTGCTGTTCAATATGCACCACGACTTCAAGCGCGCCAACGGCTACAGCGAGCTGGAAATCAGCCAGAAACGCAGCATGTTGGAAAACGTCATGCTGACCGACTCGGTCGAAGCCCATAAAGCGCGCCTGCAGCAGGCCGGCTTTGAACACGCGGAAGTGTGGTTCCAGTGCTTTAACTTCGGTTCGCTGATCGCCCTGAAAGCGGGAGAAAGCGCATGA